The following coding sequences lie in one Myxococcus xanthus genomic window:
- a CDS encoding CoA pyrophosphatase: MSVEALFQTLESRLSSRPAREVHLPGWTLREASVLVPVFERDGVPHVLFTRRPATLRTHADQYSFPGGGRDPEDATPLHTALRETEEELGIDRRGVRVLGMLDEVPTISQYRVRPFVGVIPGDGKYRPSAEEVAFILEVPLSGLLDPSILRVEQKEIMGAERDLYFYTYGTHVIWGATARILRDFLNHVTQVPGGAG; the protein is encoded by the coding sequence GTGAGTGTGGAGGCGCTGTTCCAGACACTGGAGTCACGGCTGTCCTCTCGGCCGGCGCGTGAGGTGCACCTGCCGGGGTGGACCCTGCGGGAGGCCTCGGTGCTGGTGCCGGTGTTCGAGCGGGACGGCGTGCCCCACGTGCTCTTCACGCGCAGGCCCGCGACGCTGCGGACGCATGCGGATCAGTACAGCTTCCCGGGGGGAGGCCGCGACCCCGAGGACGCGACGCCCCTGCACACGGCGCTGCGCGAGACGGAAGAGGAACTGGGCATCGACCGGCGCGGCGTGCGGGTGCTGGGGATGCTGGATGAGGTGCCCACGATTTCGCAGTACCGGGTGCGGCCCTTCGTGGGCGTGATTCCCGGGGACGGGAAGTACCGGCCGAGCGCGGAGGAGGTGGCCTTCATCCTGGAGGTGCCACTGTCGGGGCTGTTGGACCCGTCCATCCTCCGCGTGGAGCAGAAGGAAATCATGGGGGCGGAGCGGGACCTGTACTTCTACACGTATGGGACGCACGTCATCTGGGGCGCGACGGCGCGCATCCTGCGCGACTTCCTGAACCACGTGACGCAGGTGCCTGGCGGGGCGGGGTAG
- the sitA5 gene encoding SitA5 family polymorphic toxin yields the protein MTLRGAGALLLSVLLVGCATPRVVRLDTGQGEPIVYLPPKSAKPVEVDEDAFRRVMTRLVLDMRFSLHDGAAERPRVRLASWDSGPQSAGSDYGDWCSRQDSPGECLTLLEGGFSFLDAKARRQMALAFAWDGVWDGVQDAVKEVVNPLALKAMLTSAMAAYMFLIVAPEPVTKVVAVALTTFVLAYLGVDAFMGLVEGWQRLSADADRAESFRELEYAGHRFGRVMGENGARVLILALTAALSGGAASMASKGPTLPGFASAALAAEAQAGFRLSAAMAGGVRSITVAEGVMTVGLAPHAVAMTARGPGSEKSPRTDSTSSEQILTNQLPDLLPEELEIASSLGVQPVSVDSAQFARYARGERVKWVLTQEGQLRIVPHRWSEVEISHAVASGGKPVVAAGEAELAVHGTTYFGIRITPQSGHYLKGASEAMSRRVVELGRKAFAQYGITFPP from the coding sequence ATGACGTTGCGTGGAGCAGGTGCACTGCTCTTGAGCGTGCTTCTCGTGGGCTGCGCGACACCGCGTGTCGTGCGCCTGGATACGGGACAGGGCGAGCCCATCGTCTACCTCCCGCCGAAGAGCGCAAAGCCGGTCGAGGTGGACGAAGACGCGTTCCGGCGGGTGATGACCCGGCTCGTGCTGGACATGCGCTTCTCCCTCCACGACGGGGCCGCGGAGCGACCACGGGTTCGGCTCGCTTCGTGGGACTCGGGGCCCCAGAGTGCCGGAAGCGACTATGGCGACTGGTGCTCCCGACAGGACAGTCCTGGCGAGTGCCTCACGCTCCTGGAGGGTGGCTTCTCCTTCCTGGATGCCAAGGCGCGCCGACAGATGGCGCTCGCCTTCGCCTGGGATGGCGTGTGGGACGGCGTACAGGACGCCGTGAAGGAGGTCGTCAACCCGCTCGCGCTCAAGGCAATGCTGACGTCGGCGATGGCCGCGTACATGTTCCTCATCGTCGCGCCGGAGCCCGTAACCAAGGTCGTCGCCGTCGCACTGACGACCTTCGTCCTCGCCTACCTCGGCGTGGACGCATTCATGGGCCTCGTGGAGGGCTGGCAGAGACTGTCGGCGGACGCTGACCGCGCGGAGTCGTTCCGGGAGTTGGAGTACGCGGGGCACCGCTTCGGCCGAGTCATGGGAGAAAACGGAGCGCGCGTGCTCATCCTTGCGCTGACGGCGGCGCTGAGTGGTGGGGCGGCGAGCATGGCCTCCAAGGGACCGACGCTGCCCGGCTTCGCCAGCGCGGCATTGGCCGCGGAGGCGCAGGCGGGATTCCGGCTGTCCGCGGCGATGGCAGGAGGAGTGCGCTCCATCACCGTGGCAGAGGGAGTCATGACCGTGGGCCTCGCGCCCCATGCGGTCGCCATGACGGCTCGCGGTCCAGGAAGTGAGAAATCGCCCCGGACGGACAGCACTTCATCCGAGCAGATACTCACCAACCAACTACCCGACCTACTCCCTGAAGAGCTTGAAATAGCTAGCAGTCTGGGGGTCCAGCCAGTCAGCGTAGATTCAGCTCAGTTCGCGCGTTATGCCCGAGGGGAACGAGTGAAGTGGGTACTCACTCAAGAGGGACAGCTCCGAATCGTTCCACACAGGTGGAGCGAAGTAGAAATCTCCCATGCCGTCGCCAGCGGAGGAAAACCTGTGGTGGCAGCGGGTGAAGCAGAACTGGCCGTCCACGGGACCACTTATTTTGGTATCCGAATCACCCCTCAGAGTGGCCATTACCTCAAAGGAGCATCGGAAGCCATGAGCAGGCGAGTCGTTGAGCTTGGCCGAAAAGCCTTCGCTCAATATGGAATCACCTTTCCCCCATAA
- a CDS encoding YciI family protein, with protein MRVMVIVKATKNSEAGVMPGEQLMTEMGKYNEELMKAGVLLAGDGLHPSTKGKRIRFADGKKSVIDGPFAETKELIAGYWIWQVKSMEEAVEWARRCPPPMPGEESELEIRPVFEAEDFGAEFTPELRAQEEKLRAELEQKQKA; from the coding sequence ATGCGCGTCATGGTCATTGTGAAGGCGACGAAGAACTCCGAGGCCGGTGTGATGCCCGGCGAGCAGCTGATGACCGAGATGGGCAAGTACAACGAGGAGCTGATGAAGGCGGGCGTGCTCCTGGCCGGTGACGGTCTCCACCCGAGCACCAAGGGCAAACGCATCCGGTTCGCGGACGGGAAGAAGAGCGTCATCGACGGTCCGTTCGCGGAGACGAAGGAGCTCATCGCCGGCTATTGGATCTGGCAGGTGAAGTCGATGGAAGAGGCCGTGGAGTGGGCGCGCCGCTGCCCGCCCCCCATGCCCGGCGAGGAGTCGGAGCTGGAGATTCGCCCCGTCTTCGAGGCCGAGGACTTCGGCGCCGAGTTCACCCCGGAGTTGCGCGCGCAGGAAGAGAAGCTGCGCGCGGAGTTGGAGCAGAAGCAGAAGGCGTGA
- a CDS encoding HAD family hydrolase, which produces MAMPLHALAADALPSWNEGPVKQAIIDFVARATTKGGAGFVPPEARIATFDNDGTLWPEQPLVQGAFMLKPLRSRVKEDPSLAKRQPFKAILEGDLSELSTMDKSKLMKVLGVTHAGMTEEAFIRKVRAFFQHARHPRWSVPYNQLAYAPMLELLRYLRANGFQTWLASAGGIDFMRVISEDTYGIPPQQVIGSHLKKTFDDAHAPSVLRREARVAHVNDKAGKPVGIDEHIGRRPVFAAGNVRSGGDIQMLQYTRKRPRPGFALLIHHDDAAREFAYEEKDGASLKAAREGGWAVVSMRRDWRRIFDETRARTGNGRG; this is translated from the coding sequence ATGGCGATGCCTCTCCATGCACTGGCCGCGGACGCGCTGCCGTCGTGGAACGAAGGGCCCGTGAAGCAGGCCATCATCGACTTCGTCGCCCGCGCCACCACCAAGGGTGGGGCCGGCTTCGTTCCGCCCGAGGCGCGCATCGCCACCTTCGACAACGATGGCACGCTCTGGCCGGAGCAGCCGCTCGTACAGGGCGCTTTCATGCTGAAGCCGCTCCGTTCCCGCGTGAAGGAGGACCCGTCGCTCGCGAAGCGGCAGCCGTTCAAGGCGATCCTGGAGGGGGACCTCTCCGAACTCTCCACCATGGACAAGTCCAAGCTGATGAAGGTGCTGGGAGTGACCCATGCCGGCATGACCGAAGAGGCGTTCATCCGCAAGGTCCGCGCGTTCTTCCAACACGCTCGCCACCCCAGGTGGAGCGTTCCGTACAACCAACTGGCCTACGCCCCCATGCTGGAGTTGCTCCGGTACCTGCGCGCGAACGGTTTCCAGACCTGGCTCGCCTCGGCGGGGGGCATCGACTTCATGCGTGTCATCTCCGAGGACACCTACGGCATCCCGCCCCAGCAGGTCATCGGCAGCCATCTGAAGAAGACCTTCGACGACGCGCACGCTCCCTCGGTCCTGCGCCGAGAGGCGCGCGTCGCCCACGTCAATGACAAGGCGGGCAAACCGGTGGGCATCGACGAGCACATCGGCCGGCGGCCCGTCTTCGCGGCGGGCAACGTGCGCTCCGGCGGCGACATCCAGATGCTCCAGTACACGCGAAAGCGCCCGCGCCCAGGCTTCGCCTTGCTCATCCACCACGACGACGCGGCGCGCGAGTTCGCCTACGAGGAGAAGGACGGCGCGTCATTGAAGGCCGCGCGAGAGGGCGGCTGGGCCGTGGTCAGCATGCGGCGGGATTGGAGGCGCATCTTCGATGAAACGCGAGCACGGACTGGGAACGGGAGGGGATGA
- a CDS encoding threonine/serine ThrE exporter family protein yields the protein MKREHGLGTGGDEEAASRFLLDLARALHLAYQPSLLVESRVRRAARAWGLSTEVFTVQSLAMTQVVAPRRSPADFARLPFNPHWNLGRAARLLQLTDDIAAGGVGLPEARARLDRIVAERSPYPKWLVLLAYGVYGAAAAARVGGAWWEMFAALLVGAIAGVIHFGTLVSQRVDLQKSFLAAFLGTLVAFGLRFVLPPFDVVQALFGGAVLLVPAMVVTLGSLELASESVEAGMTRLVYGLLRFLMIGVGIVAATTLWGFLLPVPEYSDVHVLSPWVTFLLLAVGGVALAVCMAGRRRDLVGIVGGVLIAYGTQAGMKAVLGEQGSPMVAAFVLGVAGLLYGRGGLRMPMTVIMPGLLQLAPGFMGTQAIIALLGMGRPGAEDARPFDVLMVALQLVLGLVFATLVVPPRIPVDGDDTAPSGSGSA from the coding sequence ATGAAACGCGAGCACGGACTGGGAACGGGAGGGGATGAAGAGGCGGCGTCCCGCTTCCTGCTGGACCTGGCCAGGGCACTGCACCTGGCCTATCAACCCTCGCTCCTGGTGGAATCGCGCGTGCGCCGGGCGGCGAGGGCCTGGGGGCTGAGCACGGAGGTCTTCACGGTCCAGAGCCTGGCCATGACGCAGGTGGTGGCCCCTCGACGGTCGCCCGCCGACTTCGCGCGGCTGCCCTTCAACCCGCACTGGAACCTGGGCCGTGCGGCGAGGCTCCTCCAACTGACGGATGACATCGCGGCGGGAGGCGTGGGCCTGCCGGAGGCCCGTGCGAGGTTGGACCGCATCGTGGCCGAGCGCTCTCCCTACCCGAAGTGGCTCGTGCTCCTGGCCTATGGCGTGTACGGCGCCGCCGCCGCGGCGCGCGTGGGGGGCGCGTGGTGGGAGATGTTCGCGGCCCTCCTGGTGGGCGCCATCGCGGGCGTCATCCATTTCGGAACGTTGGTCTCGCAGCGGGTGGACCTGCAGAAGAGCTTCCTGGCGGCGTTCCTGGGAACGCTGGTGGCGTTCGGGCTCCGCTTCGTCCTGCCGCCCTTCGATGTGGTCCAAGCGTTGTTTGGCGGGGCGGTGCTGCTGGTGCCCGCGATGGTGGTCACGCTCGGCTCATTGGAGTTGGCCTCGGAGTCCGTGGAGGCAGGCATGACGCGTCTGGTCTATGGACTGCTGCGCTTCCTGATGATTGGCGTGGGCATCGTGGCGGCCACGACCTTGTGGGGCTTTCTCTTGCCGGTACCGGAGTACAGCGACGTGCACGTGCTGTCGCCTTGGGTCACCTTCTTGCTGCTGGCGGTCGGTGGCGTGGCACTGGCTGTCTGCATGGCGGGGCGGCGGCGCGACCTGGTGGGCATCGTCGGCGGGGTGCTGATCGCCTACGGGACGCAGGCTGGGATGAAGGCGGTGCTGGGAGAGCAGGGGAGCCCGATGGTGGCCGCGTTCGTGCTGGGCGTGGCCGGGTTGCTCTACGGCCGGGGCGGACTGCGGATGCCAATGACGGTCATCATGCCGGGCTTGTTGCAGCTCGCGCCGGGCTTCATGGGGACGCAGGCCATCATCGCGTTGCTCGGCATGGGGCGCCCGGGCGCGGAGGATGCCCGGCCGTTCGACGTGCTGATGGTGGCGCTCCAGTTGGTGTTGGGGTTGGTATTCGCGACCTTGGTGGTGCCGCCGCGCATCCCCGTGGACGGCGACGACACCGCGCCATCGGGTTCCGGGAGCGCGTAG
- a CDS encoding arylsulfatase, with protein MASKAKPTGNGNGNGKQSRKPNILVIWGDDIGIWNISAYNQGMMGYFTPNIDRIAKEGAMMTDCYGQQSCTAGRAAFITGMNPLRTGLTTIGMPGAKYGLQDSDPTIAEMLKPLGYTCGHFGKNHVGDSNPYLPTVHGFDEFFGNLYHLNAEGEPECPDYPKDPTFKERFGPRGVLRSWATDRDDPTEDKRWGVVGKQRIEDTGALTRKRMETVDGEFLQGTLDFMERAVKDGKPFFLWHNTTRTHVWTYLQEKYRNATGYGLYADAMRELDDIVGVLLAKLDELGIADNTLVVFSTDNGVEKMGWPDGGNSPFRGEKGSTWEGGVRVPCMVRWPGVVEPGRVINDIFAHEDWMPTLVSAAGGPKDLVAQCQRGYKAGDKTFRVYLDGYDQTGLLAGKEKGPRHEFIYVLDSGNLAAVRYDDWKLIFSYQEGEGPDMWFSGKRFDPAWPYLINLRSDPFEYGPKAGLYLKWYGERMFTFVPAQALVQKFAQSLLDYPPSQAPGSLSIGPIKERVKRKLLEARERKEETAIGDQVMALAEQVERFVRRAQQSHA; from the coding sequence ATGGCAAGCAAGGCGAAACCCACGGGCAATGGAAACGGCAACGGCAAGCAGTCGCGTAAGCCCAACATCCTGGTCATCTGGGGCGATGACATCGGCATCTGGAACATCAGCGCCTACAACCAGGGGATGATGGGGTACTTCACGCCCAACATCGACCGCATCGCGAAGGAAGGCGCGATGATGACCGACTGCTATGGCCAGCAGAGCTGCACCGCGGGCCGCGCGGCCTTCATCACCGGCATGAACCCGCTTCGCACGGGGCTCACCACCATTGGCATGCCCGGAGCGAAGTATGGACTCCAGGACTCCGACCCCACCATCGCGGAGATGCTGAAGCCGCTGGGCTACACCTGCGGCCACTTCGGCAAGAACCACGTGGGTGACTCCAACCCCTACCTGCCCACCGTGCACGGCTTCGACGAGTTCTTCGGCAACCTCTACCACCTCAACGCGGAGGGCGAACCGGAGTGCCCGGACTACCCCAAGGACCCGACCTTCAAGGAGCGCTTCGGTCCGCGGGGCGTCCTCCGGAGCTGGGCCACGGACCGCGATGACCCCACCGAGGACAAGCGCTGGGGCGTGGTGGGCAAGCAGCGCATCGAGGACACCGGCGCGCTCACCCGCAAGCGCATGGAGACCGTGGACGGGGAGTTCCTCCAGGGGACCCTGGACTTCATGGAGCGCGCAGTGAAGGACGGCAAGCCGTTCTTCCTCTGGCACAACACCACGCGCACCCACGTCTGGACCTATCTCCAGGAGAAGTACCGGAACGCCACCGGCTACGGCCTCTACGCGGATGCCATGCGGGAGCTGGACGACATCGTCGGCGTGCTGCTGGCCAAGCTGGACGAGTTGGGCATCGCCGACAACACGCTGGTGGTCTTCTCCACCGACAACGGCGTGGAGAAGATGGGCTGGCCAGACGGGGGCAACAGCCCGTTCCGGGGCGAGAAGGGCTCCACCTGGGAGGGCGGCGTGCGCGTCCCCTGCATGGTGCGCTGGCCGGGCGTGGTGGAGCCCGGGCGCGTCATCAACGACATCTTCGCGCACGAGGACTGGATGCCCACGCTGGTCTCCGCGGCGGGCGGCCCCAAGGACCTCGTGGCACAGTGCCAGCGCGGCTACAAGGCGGGTGACAAGACCTTCCGGGTCTACCTGGATGGGTATGACCAGACCGGGCTGCTCGCGGGCAAGGAGAAGGGACCCCGGCACGAGTTCATCTACGTGCTCGACAGCGGAAACCTCGCGGCCGTCCGGTACGACGACTGGAAGCTCATCTTCAGCTACCAGGAAGGCGAAGGCCCGGACATGTGGTTCAGCGGCAAGCGCTTCGACCCGGCGTGGCCGTACCTCATCAACCTGCGCTCGGACCCGTTCGAGTACGGCCCCAAGGCCGGCCTGTACTTGAAGTGGTACGGGGAGCGGATGTTCACGTTCGTGCCCGCGCAGGCGCTGGTCCAGAAGTTCGCCCAGAGCCTGCTCGACTACCCGCCCAGCCAGGCCCCGGGCAGTTTGAGCATCGGGCCCATCAAGGAGCGCGTGAAGCGGAAGTTGTTGGAGGCGCGCGAGCGCAAGGAGGAGACGGCCATTGGCGACCAGGTCATGGCGCTGGCCGAACAGGTGGAGCGGTTCGTCCGCCGCGCCCAGCAGTCGCACGCGTAG
- a CDS encoding SulP family inorganic anion transporter: MSDLVARTWWAARRGLPGLRQARGYQRRWFRADLLSALTIGAMLIPQGLAYAQLVGVRPAAGLYAGVVGMLAYALFGPSRHLIIGPEAGAAILTAAALAPVAAGAAPARYASLAALLALLVGVLSLLGGLLKVGALADFLSKPILIGYINGAALIIIGSQLARLFGQERQSDTFSGQVFEVATHLERTHVPTLLLGLGVITALVLLRQLLPKVPGPLILVVLTTVAGGLFQLEHGGIKVVGPLAAEPPAPGLPSLRFEDVRSLLPAAFSLALVNYASSVLTGRFYADRFRYRLDSNQEFLGQAAANLATAFSQGFPVTGSDSRTAVNVSMGGRTQLVGVLAAGVVLVFALFLTPLLHDLPMVTLGAIVFVAAVYLLEFRAIIDLWRVRRVEAVLACVTMAGVLVLGILQGILVAVALALADLIRRAARPHDAVLGEREGVPGYHDIERFENAETVPGLVIYRFDAPLFFANARHLREQARALVSSADAPVRWFVLDASAVFDMDVTAADGLEKLRREFEEEGVVLGVAEARAPLRALLRRTGLLERLGPENVHATVEAAVHHFLKDADARHARDGEPPALPPVH; this comes from the coding sequence GTGAGCGACCTGGTGGCGCGGACATGGTGGGCGGCGCGGCGAGGCCTGCCGGGCCTGCGGCAGGCACGCGGCTATCAGCGCCGCTGGTTCCGGGCGGACCTGCTCTCGGCGCTCACCATTGGTGCGATGCTCATCCCCCAGGGCCTGGCCTACGCGCAGCTCGTGGGCGTGCGTCCAGCAGCGGGCCTCTACGCGGGCGTGGTGGGAATGCTGGCCTATGCGCTGTTCGGGCCCTCGCGGCACCTCATCATCGGACCCGAAGCGGGTGCCGCCATCCTCACCGCCGCGGCGCTCGCGCCGGTGGCGGCGGGGGCGGCCCCCGCGCGCTACGCATCGCTGGCGGCACTGCTGGCGCTGCTGGTCGGCGTGCTGAGCCTGCTCGGAGGGCTGCTCAAGGTGGGCGCGCTCGCGGACTTCCTGTCCAAGCCCATCCTCATCGGCTACATCAATGGCGCGGCGCTCATCATCATCGGCAGCCAGCTCGCGCGGCTCTTCGGGCAGGAGCGCCAGTCCGACACGTTCTCGGGTCAGGTGTTCGAGGTGGCCACCCACCTCGAACGGACCCACGTCCCGACGCTCCTGCTGGGGCTGGGCGTCATCACCGCGCTCGTGCTGCTGCGGCAACTCCTGCCCAAGGTGCCCGGTCCGCTCATCCTGGTGGTCCTCACCACGGTGGCGGGAGGGCTGTTCCAGTTGGAGCATGGGGGCATCAAGGTCGTGGGCCCCCTCGCCGCCGAGCCCCCCGCTCCAGGCCTGCCGTCCCTGCGCTTCGAGGACGTGCGGTCGCTGCTCCCCGCCGCCTTCAGCCTGGCGCTCGTCAACTACGCCAGCTCCGTGCTGACGGGCCGATTCTACGCCGACAGGTTCCGCTACCGGCTGGACAGCAACCAGGAGTTCCTCGGGCAGGCCGCAGCCAACCTCGCCACTGCGTTCAGCCAGGGGTTCCCCGTGACGGGGAGCGACTCGCGCACGGCCGTCAACGTCTCCATGGGGGGGCGGACCCAGCTCGTGGGGGTGCTCGCCGCAGGGGTGGTGCTGGTGTTCGCCTTGTTCCTCACGCCCCTGCTCCACGACTTGCCCATGGTGACGCTGGGCGCCATCGTCTTCGTGGCCGCGGTGTACCTGCTGGAGTTCCGAGCCATCATCGACCTGTGGCGCGTGCGGCGCGTGGAGGCGGTGCTCGCGTGCGTGACGATGGCGGGGGTGCTGGTGTTGGGCATCCTCCAAGGCATCCTCGTCGCGGTGGCGCTGGCCCTTGCGGACCTCATCCGCCGGGCCGCCAGGCCCCACGACGCGGTGCTTGGCGAGCGCGAGGGCGTGCCCGGCTACCACGACATCGAGCGGTTCGAGAACGCCGAGACGGTGCCCGGGCTCGTCATCTACCGCTTCGATGCGCCGCTGTTCTTCGCCAACGCGCGCCATCTGCGGGAGCAGGCCCGGGCCTTGGTCTCCAGCGCGGATGCGCCCGTGCGGTGGTTCGTGCTTGATGCGTCCGCCGTGTTCGACATGGACGTCACCGCTGCCGATGGCCTGGAGAAGCTGCGCCGTGAGTTCGAGGAAGAGGGCGTGGTGCTGGGCGTCGCCGAGGCTCGGGCGCCGCTGCGCGCGCTGCTGCGGCGTACCGGCCTGCTGGAGCGGCTGGGCCCGGAGAATGTGCATGCCACCGTGGAGGCGGCGGTGCACCACTTCCTGAAGGACGCCGACGCGAGGCACGCCCGCGACGGTGAGCCTCCGGCGCTCCCTCCCGTGCATTGA
- a CDS encoding SulP family inorganic anion transporter, translating to MPTSATRSAASWLSRAVPFLESVRGYRATWLKRDTVGALTVTALLIPEGMAYAELAGLPPTAAFYAAPAGLVLYALFGSSRQLIVAVSAAVAVLSAATVGALAQAGSPRFVVLTAALALMAGLISLLAGVLRLGRIAQFFSASVLTGFVFGLALIIAIKQVPKLFGVKGGDGNFFERLWFLVTHLGSTHLVTLLVGAGSLIMLLALDRVSKRLPAALVVLALSIVVTALLGLDARGVSVVGKVQAGLVPPQVPDVGLGDLLRLLPGASGIALVAFAEAIGPARMLAARHGYEVDANRELVGLGAANMGAGLFQGFSIGCSLSKSAANDAAGARTEVSAMLAAGFTLLVALFLTPLFRLLPEATLGAIVVVAVSGMMDVREMRRLHRMRRADFLGALVALVGVLALDVLPGLLVAVGVSLFLTVYRASVPRLSELGRVPGTLAFGDVRHAPRPLTVPGMLILRPNEGIFFANATALRDEVMTRVRHAGPSLHAVLLDMEVTADLDVPGADMLAALHDDLARRRVTLMLTRVMAPTGRMLERTGVTAKVGAEHLYAQVLDAVVEHLARASAATPEAQGLVRDGLRRLRMLVEEASTTLDADEGADRERLQTLGRRLGRAESALGEERPGPH from the coding sequence ATGCCAACGTCCGCCACCAGGTCCGCGGCCTCCTGGCTCTCGCGTGCCGTCCCCTTTCTCGAGTCGGTCCGTGGCTACCGCGCCACGTGGCTGAAGCGGGACACGGTGGGGGCGCTCACCGTGACAGCCCTCCTCATCCCAGAAGGGATGGCCTACGCGGAGCTGGCGGGCCTGCCCCCAACGGCCGCCTTCTACGCGGCCCCGGCGGGGCTGGTGCTCTACGCGCTCTTCGGCAGCTCGCGCCAGCTCATCGTGGCCGTGTCCGCGGCGGTGGCGGTGCTGTCCGCCGCGACCGTGGGCGCGCTGGCACAGGCGGGCTCGCCCCGCTTCGTCGTCCTCACGGCGGCCCTGGCTTTGATGGCGGGGCTCATCTCGCTGCTGGCGGGCGTGCTGCGGCTGGGGCGAATCGCTCAGTTCTTCTCCGCCTCCGTCCTCACCGGCTTCGTCTTCGGCCTCGCGCTCATCATCGCCATCAAGCAGGTCCCCAAGCTCTTTGGCGTCAAGGGAGGCGACGGCAACTTCTTCGAGCGGCTGTGGTTCCTCGTCACGCACCTGGGCAGCACGCACCTGGTCACGCTGCTCGTGGGGGCTGGCAGCCTCATCATGTTGCTGGCGTTGGACCGCGTGTCGAAGCGGCTGCCCGCGGCGCTGGTGGTGCTGGCGCTGTCCATCGTGGTGACGGCGCTGCTCGGCCTGGACGCGCGTGGGGTGAGCGTGGTGGGCAAGGTGCAGGCGGGGCTCGTCCCACCCCAGGTGCCGGACGTGGGGCTCGGGGATTTGCTGCGCCTCCTGCCCGGCGCGAGCGGAATCGCATTGGTGGCCTTCGCGGAGGCCATTGGCCCCGCGCGCATGCTCGCCGCGCGTCACGGCTACGAGGTGGATGCCAACCGTGAGCTGGTCGGTCTGGGCGCCGCCAACATGGGCGCCGGACTCTTCCAGGGATTCTCCATTGGTTGCAGCCTGTCCAAGTCCGCGGCCAATGACGCCGCCGGGGCCCGCACCGAGGTCTCAGCGATGCTGGCCGCGGGCTTCACGCTGCTGGTCGCCCTGTTCCTCACGCCTCTCTTCCGCCTGCTGCCCGAGGCCACCCTGGGCGCCATCGTGGTGGTCGCCGTTTCGGGGATGATGGACGTGCGGGAGATGCGGCGTCTGCACCGGATGCGGCGGGCCGACTTCCTCGGGGCGCTCGTGGCGCTCGTCGGCGTGCTCGCCCTGGACGTCCTGCCGGGCCTGCTGGTGGCGGTGGGCGTGTCGCTCTTCCTCACGGTGTACCGCGCCAGCGTGCCGCGACTGAGCGAGCTGGGCCGTGTCCCGGGAACGCTTGCCTTCGGCGACGTGCGGCACGCGCCGCGCCCGTTGACCGTTCCGGGCATGCTCATCCTCCGCCCCAACGAGGGCATCTTCTTCGCCAACGCCACGGCGCTGCGGGACGAAGTCATGACGCGGGTGCGGCATGCCGGGCCCTCCCTGCACGCGGTGTTGTTGGATATGGAGGTGACGGCGGACCTGGACGTCCCTGGCGCGGACATGCTCGCGGCGCTCCACGATGACCTGGCCCGTCGACGGGTGACGTTGATGCTGACGCGGGTGATGGCTCCCACGGGCCGGATGCTGGAGCGCACCGGGGTGACGGCGAAGGTGGGCGCGGAGCATCTCTACGCGCAGGTCCTGGACGCCGTGGTGGAGCATCTGGCCCGCGCCTCGGCGGCGACACCCGAGGCACAGGGGTTGGTGCGCGACGGCTTGCGACGGCTGCGCATGCTGGTGGAGGAGGCCAGCACCACGCTCGATGCGGACGAGGGCGCGGACCGCGAGCGGCTCCAGACGTTGGGCCGGCGCCTGGGCCGGGCCGAGTCCGCGCTGGGAGAAGAGAGGCCTGGGCCGCACTGA